From the genome of Impatiens glandulifera chromosome 9, dImpGla2.1, whole genome shotgun sequence, one region includes:
- the LOC124915919 gene encoding 2-oxoglutarate-dependent dioxygenase DAO-like encodes MGLGMKNVMVPVIDMKKFPIETENMLDACKEWGCFRLINHKISSELMREMKVVSRSLLDLPMEIKERNVNPVGRHGYTAPRQVTPVFEALACHDMAAPHSLPTFYDQLGATPQQRDIISKYSEAIHELSMELARKLAQGLGLDLKENDIFNGWPCLLRINKYNYTPEYIGSTGVYLHTDPGFITIVQDDEAVGGLEILHKETGQYSYVDPMPDSLVVNLGDLAMLWSNGRLWNARHRVQCYEGTARVSIVLFMFGPNDEELFAPEEFIDSEHPRLYKAIKADDYWSLRIANRSATGAVDLLHLKD; translated from the exons ATGGGGTTGGGAATGAAAAATGTAATGGTCCCGGTTATTGATATGAAAAAGTTTCCTATAGAAACAGAGAACATGTTGGATGCATGTAAAGAATGGGGTTGTTTCAGATTGATCAACCACAAAATTTCGTCCGAGTTAATGAGGGAAATGAAGGTTGTGTCTCGATCACTCCTCGATCTTCCCATGGAGATCAAGGAGAGAAATGTTAACCCCGTGGGGCGCCATGGCTACACGGCACCCCGCCAAGTCACACCTGTTTTCGAGGCTTTGGCATGCCATGACATGGCTGCCCCTCATTCTCTTCCAACTTTCTATGATCAACTTGGTGCCACTCCTCAACAAAG GGACATAATCTCGAAATATTCCGAAGCCATACATGAGCTTTCGATGGAGTTAGCCCGTAAATTAGCACAAGGGTTGGGTTTGGACCTcaaagaaaatgatatttttaatggCTGGCCTTGTCTGTTGAGAATTAACAAGTACAACTACACGCCAGAATATATTGGCTCAACCGGAGTTTACCTCCACACTGATCCCGGTTTCATCACTATCGTACAAGACGATGAAGCTGTCGGTGGGCTTGAGATTTTACACAAGGAAACCGGTCAGTACTCTTACGTAGACCCTATGCCCGATTCCTTAGTCGTCAACCTCGGAGATCTTGCAATG TTATGGAGCAATGGGAGGCTATGGAATGCAAGGCATAGAGTACAATGCTATGAAGGAACGGCTAGGGTTTCAATCGTGTTGTTTATGTTTGGGCCGAACGATGAAGAATTATTTGCACCAGAAGAGTTTATCGACTCGGAACATCCCCGATTATACAAAGCCATTAAAGCAGATGATTATTGGTCACTTCGGATTGCTAACCGCTCTGCAACCGGAGCTGTCGATCTACTACACCTCAAAGATTAA